A stretch of the Zeugodacus cucurbitae isolate PBARC_wt_2022May chromosome 6, idZeuCucr1.2, whole genome shotgun sequence genome encodes the following:
- the LOC105210724 gene encoding serine-rich adhesin for platelets isoform X3, whose protein sequence is MDEIEYLEEYEDLILPTAMSTQAATTKGRNRTQLVTMADDDDDSSSIDQDIFDSLFDDNSDDESVLHNKKGPAKLSQRSERSSRISRVSMDSLDMLVKELGEPFNPNADGTKSTNRNTPKLHNTKVTQPNKTVQKFTTTTTKAKGSNSPTPVPSGSLKTINKLEAAKAIAERNIKAKSVATVRPTVQQNLGQATATTKSMHTNDPTTRILQGSRSSGFQSTKITSGSANSSKVASPTPSTSRKQISAATSTTGSNSNSLNNSKNNTPASKRIVERSQTTIIKPEKPQIKDPAEDPLSLENIEHESDSDSDSFIYSDVSADTFVTLSDVDFEERNIIDLSNDSNYERANLDKIRGSTPSPTVSDDYKSDKEDSPTKMLSNFDEKSKDGSVMESNANAAAKFRVRQYVEGEATTTSRQRKHEATSSSHDKSMNVEQQTATTNDTLLARIDTILSASNVNVEERKVVENQPDMEVEVVTDIKADAKEREKQTSVMSDSANACDSQMDDTAIAKPGVIQEPSTVETMEIDIDMGEIVEEVVDKEKNNLDNKEGEKTFKERNDNTTNEAISVTTVNNTEALAMLEENQKKSSKGAAANHTQSSALTNSSQKSAKEQPHSSRSSTATPTTNMTRKRMRDHTPNSTAEHSDQEKSPSKKLKWESGRKSSRMHNDDVNTSECEPDAAAVGQRAQEMHAKLIDTKDMKGGTKSGQENAASKQSTVAEVKKSATGLNLNTSKKSVNASPGATKAETAEVKRKQELEKLPPGGTTKITDANKKRRTEPESAQAVKKPDETQQKPVSATHKSAVKQPASTLTTVAKTTHAHAPTAEGDAADPLQLPVKRFKRLQAIDGYDTLNVSEERKEGKVEETKNKNATSKRKSLRPDVSKPTETTHKLTAKQSHQQQLYHKGVAGKPLETTTLSLKDRKIVVPNTTVVKNAANTDKSANKSPTKSPGSKVITFKEWLEQQKKSTGEEGGEEVLFEPDESAIRMDKIRTTTTPELKRANTSASDASTSAKQKPSVPTAVQTPAAAVASVSKDAKKKANLRDAAKRKREAAFTPNKGNPGSVADVLAKQTPPAAKHGRIEKVVTPTSTPAGAHFKRPSLPQRMPRATPTRFNNRTPTPADGRASLHSTQHQAGIQRLGTKVNLRKLRVRINRSTVAAYFKNLNSNKLREQAIEQTVTTTQPTANITLKSVAKSTEPLQKRSPQKDPLALPKRSVVTPLTATTTTGAPLLPTLTARPNVIAATESNVTVKSTPIAMPTLTKVPTSVQDKSPKKSQDKQADATQAAAADQEQFGSNEELSLLTPMKTVTTPQTSNSLRAQQQQMSTTAAPEAVHEKRASTTSSSDIISTLRSQTTVKPTNSSISSSSSTITAASSSSSIPSKDTQLPFTPVVPKEELPDEHTLPKHPSHAPTAITPAASVDNASTTNSLASRTLAIAAATNSALNQTPPTSDASGYYGLTPTQLDTNGTRLYTFLHPAKYNRNHGCVLLDYCCPNLDGPMPAIDPTRIHAQVQAGVRELPAYIVMTTKLITRADLEANKNVIPASIRQKVEKITADASNAAANHASVPSVIGAPNVSQTSVPTVVPPQSTVAVSKPTTTTLTPTMTALQKHLPSTTIITPKMMPASSTATLATQGTSPTSQLANVSDYQRSVLRTSVRQFDARLKKYYYRIAMLSFSDRQTIIDGIINSTTLTPKDVDCAVRLIDEYAAQISKLPQTSAANTAKSATPAIQSVSKAITTQTTNTVVRTTTIQQQVQKHNTQSSKNQVAVLDKDNSLLGYQLAASPMPMNKSTISTRSSIMSTSITGTANSSLPNATSTSSGVFASLKSTQDSPRIFYTKTPMQTSTPIATATSSSSTPHNDGGKTIARRGTPRMGRDVTIRQIPQKLNSLSTSSTTATATPPTARRLPTLTRNPHLTASSSSLAEKNISETITTRSAVTISSNAPKRMTRATAAAKVIVITQNSDCNSALQDECILPDGHENTEIKREKSDDDFVGGN, encoded by the exons atggatgaaattgaATACCTGGAGGAGTACGAAGATTTAATTCTACCAA CAGCAATGAGTACACAAGCTGCGACTACGAAAGGTCGCAACAGGACTCAACTAGTTACTATGgcggatgatgatgatgactctTCTTCTATAGACCAAGATATATTCGACAGTTTATTTGATGATAATTCTGACGACGAGTCTGTTCTGCATAATAAAAAAG GGCCAGCCAAACTGAGCCAACGTAGTGAACGTAGTTCACGAATTTCACGCGTTTCTATGGACTCGCTTGATATGCTTGTAAAAGAATTag GTGAGCCATTCAATCCAAATGCAGATGGTACAAaatcaacaaatagaaacacaCCTAAACTGCATAATACAAAAGTTACTCAACCCAACAAAACAGTACAAAAAT ttacaaccacaacaacaaaggcaaaaGGTAGCAACTCACCAACGCCTGTTCCCAGTGGTAGCCTCAAAACAATTAACAAGTTAGAAGCAGCTAAAGCAATTGCCGAGCGCAATATCAAAGCTAAATCAGTGGCCACGGTAAGACCAACGGTGCAACAAAATCTTGgtcaagcaacagcaacaacgaagTCTATGCATACGAATGAT ccTACAACACGCATTTTACAAGGCAGTAGAAGTAGTGGCTTCCAAAGTACGAAAATAACTAGTGGTTCTGCAAATTCGTCCAAAGTTGCCTCGCCGACTCCGTCAACATCACGTAAACAAATTTCAGCTGCTACTTCAACAACAGGAAGTAATAGCAATTCGCTTAACAACAGCAAGAATAATACGCCAGCATCCAAGCGTATAGTGGAACGTTCACAGACAACCATTATAAAACCGGAGAAACCACAAATTAAAGATCCCGCAGAAGATCCTTTAA GTTTGGAAAATATTGAGCATGAATCCGACAGCGATTCTGATTCGTTTATATATTCGGATGTATCAGCTGATACATTCGTTACGCTTAGTGATGTGGACTTTGAGGAACGCAATATTATTGATCTATCCAACGACTCCAACTATGAACGTGCAAATTTAG ACAAAATACGTGGGTCAACGCCTTCCCCCACAGTTTCGGATGATTATAAAAGTGATAAGGAGGATTCACCGACAAAAATGCTGTCGAATTTCGACGAAAAATCTAAGGACGGCTCTGTAATGGAAAGTAATGCAAATGCTGCCGCGAAATTTCGTGTGCGACAGTATGTTGAAggagaagcaacaacaacaagtcgtCAGCGTAAACACGAAGCAACTAGCAGTTCGCATGATAAATCAATGAATGTGGAACAACAAACAGCTACAACAAATGATACGCTATTGGCGCGTATTGATACTATACTCTCCGCATCAAATGTTAATGTAGAGGAGCGTAAAGTTGTTGAAAACCAACCTGATATGGAGGTTGAAGTTGTGACCGATATTAAAGCTGACGCCAAAGAAAGAGAAAAGCAAACGAGTGTTATGTCAGATAGTGCAAATGCTTGTGATAGTCAAATGGATGACACCGCAATTGCGAAGCCAGGCGTAATTCAAG AGCCATCCACTGTTGAAACAATGGAAATCGATATTGATATGGGAGAAATTGTGGAGGAAGTCGttgataaagaaaaaaataatttggacAATAAAGAAGGGGAAAAAACGTTTAAAGAAAGAAATGATAATACCACTAACGAAGCGATTAGCGTTACAACTGTTAATAATACGGAAGCTTTGGCAATGCTGGAAG AAAATCAGAAGAAAAGCTCCAAAGGTGCTGCTGCAAATCATACACAGAGTTCGGCATTAACAAATAGTAGCCAAAAATCTGCGAAAGAACAACCACATAGTAGCAGAAGCTCTACAGCGACGCCAACGACGAATATGACACGAAAGCGCATGCGTGATCACACTCCAAACTCAACTGCCGAACATAGTG ATCAAGAGAAGTCGCCGAGTAAAAAGTTGAAGTGGGAGTCAGGACGAAAATCTT CACGCATGCACAATGATGACGTGAACACCAGCGAGTGCGAACCCGATGCGGCGGCTGTGGGTCAACGTGCACAAGAGATGCATGCTAAATTAATTGACACAAAAGATATGAAAGGAGGTACTAAGAGCGGGCAGGAGAATGCGGCATCAAAACAAAGCACCGTCGCCGAAGTCAAGAAATCGGCAACCGGCCTTAATTTAAATACGTCTAAAAAATCAGTGAACGCCAGCCCAGGTGCTACTAAAGCTGAAACAGCAGAAGTAAAACGTAAGCAGGAACTTGAAAAATTGCCACCGGGGGgaactacaaaaataacagATGCGAATAAGAAGCGTCGTACTGAGCCAGAAAGTGCACAAGCAGTCAAGAAGCCCgacgaaacacaacaaaaaccagTCAGTGCAACGCATAAAAGCGCAGTTAAACAGCCAGCCAGTACATTAACGACAGTAGCAAAAACTACACATGCGCATGCGCCAACGGCAGAAGGCGATGCTGCTGATCCATTGCAATTGCCTGTGAAACGCTTCAAACGCCTGCAAGCCATCGATGGCTATGATACGTTGAATGTAAGTGAGGAGCGTAAAGAGGGTAAAGTTGAAGagacgaaaaacaaaaatgccaCGTCAAAACGTAAGTCATTACGTCCTGACGTCAGCAAACCGACTGAAACAACACATAAGTTAACAGCAAAACAAAGCCATCAACAACAACTTTATCATAAAGGCGTTGCAGGGAAGCCATTGGAAACCACAACTTTGTCGCTGAAGGATAGGAAGATCGTTGTGCCCAATACGACTGTCGTCAAAAACGCAGCGAATACTGATAAAAGCGCAAACAAATCACCAACAAAATCACCCGGTTCCAAGGTAATCACCTTCAAAGAGTGGTTAGAGCAACAGAAGAAAAGTACCGGCGAAGAGGGTGGTGAAGAGGTGCTTTTTGAGCCAGATGAAAGTGCCATACGCATGGATAAAATACGGACAACCACAACGCCCGAACTGAAACGCGCCAATACAAGCGCCAGTGATGCAAGTACTTCGGCTAAGCAGAAACCAAGCGTGCCCACAGCAGTACAAACGCCAGCAGCGGCTGTGGCGAGCGTGAGTAAAGACGCAAAGAAGAAAGCGAATTTACGTGATGCGGCTAAAAGAAAGCGGGAGGCGGCGTTTACGCCAAATAAAGGAAATCCGGGAAGTGTTGCAGACGTATTGGCAAAACAAACGCCACCCGCTGCCAAGCATGGGCGCATTGAAAAAGTAGTTACACCTACCAGCACACCAGCCGGTGCACATTTTAAACGCCCCTCACTGCCGCAAAGAATGCCACGCGCGACACCAACGCGTTTCAACAATCGCACACCAACACCAGCCGATGGCAGAGCGAGTCTGCACAGCACACAGCACCAGGCAGGGATACAACGCCTTGGCACTAAAGTGAACTTGCGTAAATTGCGTGTACGCATAAATCGTTCCACTGTGGCggcatatttcaaaaatttgaattcaaataaGCTTAGGGAGCAAG CTATTGAGCAGACCGTCACAACTACGCAGCCTACTGCaaatataacattaaaaagCGTTGCGAAATCTACGGAGCCATTGCAAAAACGTAGTCCACAAAAAGATCCACTTGCGCTACCGAAGAGAAGCGTGGTCACCCcgcttacagcaacaacaacaacaggcgcaCCACTATTGCCTACTCTAACGGCGCGTCCAAATGTTATTGCGGCAACAGAaagcaacgttacggtgaaatCTACGCCGATAGCTATGCCAACTTTAACTAAGGTGCCAACCAGCGTACAGGATAAATCACcaaaaaaat CTCAAGACAAACAAGCTGATGCAACCCAAGCTGCAGCTGCAGATCAGGAGCAATTTGGCAGCAACGAAGAGCTTTCTCTATTAACACCAATGAAAACTGTAACAACACCACAGACGAGCAACAGTTtacgtgcacaacaacaacaaatgtctaCAACAGCAGCACCGGAAGCTGTGCATGAGAAGCGTGCAAGCACGACAAGCAGTTCGGACATCATCAGCACACTTCGCTCTCAAACGACTGTCAAGCCAACCAACAGCAgtatcagcagcagcagttcAACAATTACCGCCGCCagcagtagtagtagtataCCTAGCAAAGATACACAATTACCATTTACACCTGTAGTGCCTAAAGAAGAGCTACCCGATGAGCATACATTGCCGAAACACCCAAGTCATGCACCTACAGCAATTACGCCGGCCGCGAGTGTAGACAATGCGTCCACCACAAATTCGTTGGCTTCACGTACACTCGCTATAGCAGCCGCCACCAATTCGGCGCTCAATCAGACGCCACCTACAAGTGATGCAAGCGGTTATTACGGTCTGACGCCTACGCAGTTAGACACGAATGGCACGCGTCTGTATACCTTCTTACATCCAGCCAAGTATAATCGTAATCACGGCTGTGTATTGCTCGATTACTGTTGTCCCAATCTGGATGGTCCAATGCCGGCCATCGATCCGACGCGTATACACGCGCAAGTGCAGGCTGGTGTACGCGAGCTACCCGCTTATATCGTGATGACAACGAAACTTATAACGCGTGCCGATTTGGAGGCCAACAAGAATGTTATACCGGCGTCCATACGCCAAAAGGTGGAGAAGATTACAGCTGATGCTTCGAATGCTGCCGCAAATCATGCGTCTGTGCCGAGTGTAATTGGTGCTCCGAATGTATCGCAAACATCGGTACCAACAGTGGTGCCACCACAATCAACTGTGGCGGTCAGCAAGCCCACGACCACTACGCTAACACCAACCATGACGGCATTGCAAAAACATTTGCCCTCGACCACGATCATTACGCCGAAAATGATGCCAGCGTCATCTACCGCCACATTGGCCACACAAGGCACTTCACCCACATCGCAATTAGCCAATGTATCAGATTATCAGCGTTCTGTGTTGCGCACCAGCGTACGTCAGTTCGATGCACGTCTGAAAAAATACTATTATCGCATTGCAATGCTCTCATTTTCCGATCGGCAAACGATTATCGATGGCATCATCAATTCAACAACGCTAACACCCAAAGATGTTGACTGTGCGGTGCGTTTGATTGACGAATATGCGGCACAAATTAGTAAATTGCCACAAACCAGTGCGGCGAATACAGCGAAGTCGGCAACGCCTGCAATACAATCCGtatcaaaagcaataacaacacaaactaCCAATACAGTGGTACGCACCACAACAATTCAACAGCAAGTGCAGAAACATAATACGCAAAGTTCGAAAAATCAAGTTGCCGTTTTGGATAAAGACAATAGCTTATTGGGTTACCAACTGGCCGCTTCACCAATGCCCATGAACAAATCAACTATATCTACACGTTCCAGCATAATGTCGACCTCGATAACGGGCACGGCGAATTCGTCGTTGCCAAATGCAACGAGCACGTCAAGCGGTGTTTTTGCATCATTGAAGTCGACACAAGATTCACCaagaattttttataccaagaCGCCAATGCAGACATCTACTCCAATTGCAACAGCGACTAGCAGCAGTAGCACTCCACATAATGATGGTGGTAAGACAATAGCGCGGCGTGGTACACCACGCATGGGGCGAGATGTGACCATACGTCAG attCCACAAAAACTCAATTCTCTGTCCACATCATCCacaacggcaacagcaacaccacCAACTGCGCGCCGCTTGCCCACATTGACGCGTAATCCACATTTGACCGCAAGCAGCAGTAGTTTGGCTGAAAAGAACATCTCCGAAACGATTACAACACGTTCGGCTGTCACCATTTCTTCAAATGCGCCGAAGCGTATGACACGCGCCACCGCAGCGGCCAAAGTTATTGTGATAACACAGAATAGTGATTGTAATAGTGCGCTGCAGGATGAGTGTATACTGCCGGATGGGCATGAAAATACCGAAATTAAACGTGAGAAATCCGATGATGATTTTGTTGGTggcaattaa